A single Dechloromonas denitrificans DNA region contains:
- a CDS encoding YceI family protein: MQKFNKLTAALILAAAAAAPAIAAPETYVADSTHTFSRFSYSHFGYSTQLSRFNKNSGKVVFDKVAKTGAVDIVIDTKSVDTGYDTFNEHIQGEDFLDTAKYPTATFKSTKVVFEGDKPASIEGNLTIKGVTKPVTLTVTSFQAMPHPMLKKDAIGANAFAVIKRSEFNAGKYAPYVGDDVRIDVAIEAIKE, encoded by the coding sequence ATGCAAAAATTCAACAAGCTCACTGCCGCCCTCATCCTCGCCGCTGCCGCTGCAGCCCCGGCGATCGCCGCGCCGGAAACCTACGTTGCCGACAGCACCCACACTTTCTCGCGTTTCTCGTACAGCCACTTCGGCTACTCGACCCAGCTCTCGCGCTTCAACAAGAACAGCGGCAAGGTCGTTTTCGACAAGGTCGCCAAGACCGGCGCGGTCGACATCGTGATCGACACCAAATCCGTCGATACCGGCTACGACACTTTCAACGAACACATCCAGGGTGAAGACTTCCTCGACACCGCCAAGTACCCGACCGCCACCTTCAAGTCGACCAAGGTCGTCTTCGAAGGCGACAAGCCGGCCAGCATCGAAGGCAACCTGACGATCAAGGGCGTCACCAAGCCGGTGACCCTGACCGTCACCTCCTTCCAGGCCATGCCGCACCCGATGCTGAAGAAGGACGCGATCGGCGCCAACGCCTTTGCCGTCATCAAACGCTCCGAGTTCAACGCCGGCAAGTACGCGCCTTACGTCGGCGACGACGTGCGCATCGACGTCGCCATCGAAGCGATCAAGGAATAA
- a CDS encoding YceI family protein yields the protein MKRIALALALAATFSAHAVEYTQVQPEKSAINFVYKQMGVAVDGKFKRFASQLNFDPAKPAAAKATFDVELASVDTGAPEGDDEVAGKPWFNTKAFPTARFVSGSVKPLGGNRYEVAGQLTIKGKTQDVVVPATFTAQGKTGVFDGAFTIRRADFSIGEGTWAKFDIVANDVQIKFRITASAK from the coding sequence ATGAAAAGAATTGCACTCGCATTGGCCCTGGCCGCCACTTTTTCGGCCCACGCCGTCGAATACACCCAGGTCCAGCCCGAGAAGAGCGCCATCAACTTCGTCTACAAACAGATGGGCGTGGCGGTGGACGGCAAGTTCAAGCGCTTTGCCAGCCAGCTCAATTTCGACCCGGCCAAGCCGGCGGCCGCCAAGGCGACCTTCGATGTCGAGCTGGCCAGCGTCGACACCGGTGCGCCGGAAGGCGACGATGAAGTCGCCGGCAAGCCATGGTTCAACACCAAGGCTTTCCCGACCGCCCGTTTCGTCTCCGGCAGCGTCAAGCCGCTCGGCGGCAACCGCTACGAGGTGGCCGGCCAGTTGACCATCAAGGGCAAGACGCAGGATGTCGTCGTCCCGGCCACCTTCACGGCCCAGGGCAAAACCGGCGTCTTCGACGGCGCCTTCACCATCCGCCGCGCCGATTTCTCGATCGGCGAAGGCACCTGGGCCAAGTTCGACATCGTCGCCAACGACGTCCAGATCAAGTTCCGCATCACCGCTTCAGCCAAGTAA
- a CDS encoding cytochrome b: protein MTNRYTATAKGLHWLMAILLFGLIGLGFYMHDLPLSPTKLQLYSWHKWAGVTAFLLVWLRLFWRVTHRPPELPASMPKLMQLAAHAGHLMLYLLMLAIPLSGWLMSSAKGFQTVWFGVLPIPDLLAKNKELGDLLQTVHMSLNLLFVAVIAGHIGAALKHHFIDKDDILTRMLPKHSKEN, encoded by the coding sequence GTGACCAACCGCTACACCGCCACCGCCAAAGGTCTGCACTGGCTGATGGCCATCCTGCTTTTCGGCCTGATCGGGCTGGGTTTCTACATGCATGACCTGCCGCTCTCGCCGACCAAGCTGCAACTTTACTCATGGCACAAATGGGCCGGCGTGACGGCATTCCTGCTCGTCTGGCTGCGCCTGTTCTGGCGCGTCACGCACCGCCCGCCGGAACTGCCGGCGAGCATGCCGAAACTGATGCAGCTGGCCGCCCACGCCGGGCACCTGATGCTCTACCTGCTGATGCTCGCCATCCCGCTGTCCGGCTGGCTGATGAGTTCGGCCAAGGGATTCCAGACGGTCTGGTTCGGCGTCTTGCCGATTCCCGACCTGCTGGCCAAAAACAAGGAACTCGGCGACCTGCTGCAGACCGTCCATATGAGCCTCAACCTGCTGTTCGTCGCGGTCATTGCCGGGCATATCGGGGCCGCCCTGAAACATCACTTCATCGACAAGGACGACATCCTGACCCGGATGCTGCCCAAGCACTCCAAGGAGAACTGA
- a CDS encoding DODA-type extradiol aromatic ring-opening family dioxygenase codes for MNPTPSALFVPHGAPTFALRPGAAGAALVRLAGSLALPRAIVIVSAHWDTAVPTVGFAERPETIHDFSGFPDELYALRYPATGCREAASEVVAAIRAAGLPVVEDAQRGLDHGAWVPLRLMFPEADVPVIPLSIQSRGGPQQAYRLGQALAPLAARGFLLIASGNVTHNLRDYQLAWRNGGQTPDYVRPFTDWLADRLQARDIDALLDYRRQAPDAVQAHPSDEHLLPLFVALGAGGDTARAERFHAGIDDYVIAMDAYTFSPQQGDRP; via the coding sequence ATGAACCCGACCCCATCCGCTCTCTTCGTCCCCCACGGCGCGCCGACCTTTGCGCTGCGCCCGGGCGCCGCCGGGGCGGCGCTGGTCAGGCTGGCCGGATCGCTGGCCCTGCCCCGCGCCATCGTCATCGTCAGCGCCCATTGGGATACCGCCGTACCGACCGTCGGTTTCGCCGAGCGCCCGGAAACCATCCACGACTTCTCCGGCTTCCCGGACGAATTGTATGCCTTGCGCTACCCCGCCACCGGCTGCCGCGAAGCGGCCAGCGAAGTGGTCGCGGCGATCCGCGCTGCCGGCCTGCCGGTCGTCGAGGATGCCCAGCGCGGCCTCGACCATGGCGCCTGGGTGCCGTTGCGCCTGATGTTCCCGGAGGCCGACGTGCCGGTCATTCCGCTCTCCATCCAGAGCCGCGGCGGGCCGCAGCAGGCTTACCGGCTGGGTCAGGCGCTGGCGCCGCTGGCCGCCCGCGGCTTTCTGCTGATTGCCTCCGGCAACGTCACGCACAACCTGCGCGATTACCAGCTGGCCTGGCGCAACGGCGGTCAGACCCCGGATTATGTGCGGCCGTTTACCGACTGGCTGGCCGATCGCCTGCAAGCTCGCGATATCGACGCACTGCTCGATTACCGCCGGCAGGCCCCGGACGCCGTCCAGGCCCACCCGAGCGATGAACATTTGCTGCCCCTCTTTGTCGCACTCGGAGCGGGTGGCGACACCGCCCGGGCCGAACGCTTCCACGCCGGGATCGATGATTACGTCATCGCCATGGATGCCTACACGTTTTCGCCGCAACAAGGAGATCGACCGTGA
- a CDS encoding LysR family transcriptional regulator has protein sequence MDRLDAMHLFVRVAELGSFAAVAQQLGLARSVVTRQIAALEAHLGVKLMARSTRRLSLTSAGTAYLEKCRVILNLVETAETDVAEERVNPRGNIRISLPLSFGLKRLAPLLLEFSRRYPEVGLDMDYSDRRVNLIEEGIDLSIRITRRLEGSDIARRIGTARMLAVASPDYLARHGRPQHPAELAHHECLGYTVGGTGQSWQFMVDGQLASFPVRSRIHANNGDVLTEAAAQGLGITLQPDFIIDGFLAAGRIEAVLAEFLVPELGIYAMLPSNRHVPHRVRVLMDALAAGLAA, from the coding sequence ATGGACCGACTTGACGCAATGCATCTTTTTGTCCGGGTCGCCGAACTCGGCAGCTTTGCCGCCGTGGCGCAGCAACTGGGGCTGGCCCGTTCGGTGGTGACGCGGCAGATCGCCGCGCTCGAAGCGCACCTCGGCGTCAAGCTGATGGCGCGCAGTACCCGCCGCCTGTCGCTGACGTCAGCCGGTACGGCCTATCTGGAAAAATGCCGGGTCATCCTGAATCTGGTCGAAACGGCCGAAACCGATGTCGCGGAAGAGCGCGTCAATCCGCGCGGCAACATCCGCATCAGTCTGCCGCTCAGCTTCGGCCTGAAACGGCTGGCGCCGCTGCTCCTCGAGTTTTCCCGACGCTACCCGGAGGTCGGGCTGGACATGGATTACAGCGACCGGCGGGTCAATCTGATCGAGGAGGGCATCGATCTGTCGATTCGCATCACCCGCCGGCTGGAAGGCAGCGATATCGCCCGACGCATCGGTACCGCCCGCATGCTGGCCGTCGCCTCGCCGGATTATCTGGCCCGCCACGGCCGACCGCAGCATCCGGCGGAACTGGCGCATCACGAATGCCTCGGCTACACGGTGGGCGGCACCGGGCAAAGCTGGCAGTTCATGGTCGATGGCCAACTGGCGAGTTTCCCGGTACGCAGCCGCATTCACGCCAACAATGGCGATGTGCTGACCGAAGCGGCGGCGCAGGGATTGGGCATTACGCTGCAGCCCGATTTCATCATCGACGGTTTTCTCGCGGCCGGCCGCATCGAGGCCGTTCTGGCCGAGTTTCTGGTGCCCGAACTCGGCATCTACGCCATGCTGCCGAGCAATCGTCATGTGCCGCACCGGGTGCGCGTGCTGATGGACGCACTGGCCGCCGGCCTGGCCGCCTAG
- a CDS encoding cupin domain-containing protein: MPKTFRTVFATTILLLVLPVHALDATSAVTVTPLLKTTSTWDGQPIVYPEGQGEVTAFIIELAANGETGWHEHPVPSFAYILEGELEVTRRDGSVKRLKPGEALAEVVNTFHNGRALNDQPVKLVVFYTGAVGKKLTIPHPEFRLP, translated from the coding sequence ATGCCGAAAACATTCCGTACCGTCTTTGCCACCACGATCTTGCTGCTTGTGCTGCCGGTTCATGCGCTGGACGCTACCAGCGCCGTCACCGTGACGCCGCTGCTCAAAACCACCAGCACTTGGGATGGCCAGCCGATCGTCTACCCGGAGGGGCAGGGTGAGGTCACCGCCTTCATCATCGAATTGGCAGCCAACGGCGAGACAGGCTGGCACGAGCACCCGGTCCCTTCCTTCGCCTACATCCTGGAAGGCGAGCTCGAAGTCACCCGGCGCGACGGTTCGGTCAAGCGGCTGAAACCGGGCGAGGCGCTGGCCGAAGTGGTGAACACCTTCCATAACGGCCGGGCCCTGAATGACCAGCCGGTGAAACTGGTGGTCTTCTACACAGGGGCCGTCGGCAAGAAACTGACCATTCCGCATCCGGAGTTCCGGCTACCGTAA
- a CDS encoding Hsp70 family protein has translation MSYSSCARACGIDFGTSNSTVGWLRPGQPTLLALEDGKPTLPSVVFFNAEEGSVSFGRAGLREYLDGYEGRLMRSLKSLLGSSLIDGRTDVQGSIVAFRDLLTQFIATLKARAEEQGGRAFEQAVLGRPVFFVDDDPAADRIAEETLADIARAIGLSEVSFQYEPIAAAFYYETTLAHEEVVLVADIGGGTSDFSIVRLSPERARAAERWSDVLANGGVHIGGTDFDRQLSLATVMPLLGYRSQLKGGREMPSSIYFNLATWHTINFAYARQTWTEQQRLLLDAIEPERLNRLLALIRERAGHWLAHQVEEAKIALSDKDTATLQLERFAPGEQKLLTRTEFDLATGMLVDNIEAAVARLLPEAGLAASGIDTIFFTGGSSGIPLLRRRIAALLPQARVIEGDLFGSIGAGLAVDAARRYGTVKNPRG, from the coding sequence ATGTCCTATTCTTCCTGCGCCCGCGCCTGCGGTATCGATTTCGGCACGTCCAACTCCACTGTCGGCTGGCTGCGGCCGGGTCAGCCTACCCTGCTGGCGCTGGAGGATGGCAAGCCGACCTTGCCCTCGGTCGTTTTCTTCAACGCCGAGGAAGGTTCGGTCAGCTTTGGCCGGGCCGGGCTGCGGGAGTATCTCGACGGTTACGAGGGCCGGCTGATGCGTTCGCTGAAGAGCCTGCTGGGCAGCAGCCTGATCGATGGGCGCACCGATGTGCAGGGCAGCATCGTCGCTTTTCGCGATCTGCTCACCCAGTTCATCGCCACCTTGAAGGCGCGTGCCGAGGAGCAAGGCGGACGCGCCTTCGAGCAGGCGGTTCTCGGGCGCCCGGTGTTTTTTGTCGATGACGACCCGGCGGCTGACCGCATCGCCGAAGAGACGTTGGCCGATATCGCCCGGGCCATCGGTTTGTCCGAGGTGAGTTTCCAGTACGAACCGATCGCCGCCGCCTTTTACTATGAAACCACGCTGGCTCACGAGGAAGTCGTGCTGGTCGCCGACATCGGCGGCGGTACTTCCGATTTCTCGATTGTCCGCCTTTCGCCGGAACGGGCCCGCGCCGCCGAGCGCTGGAGCGATGTGCTGGCCAATGGCGGCGTCCATATTGGCGGTACCGATTTCGACCGGCAGCTCAGCCTGGCCACGGTCATGCCGCTGCTCGGTTACCGCAGCCAGCTCAAGGGCGGGCGCGAAATGCCGTCGAGCATCTATTTCAACCTCGCCACCTGGCACACCATCAATTTTGCCTATGCCCGCCAGACCTGGACCGAACAGCAGCGCCTGCTTCTCGATGCCATCGAGCCGGAACGCCTGAATCGTCTGCTGGCGCTGATCCGCGAGCGCGCCGGCCATTGGCTGGCGCATCAGGTCGAGGAGGCCAAGATCGCGCTCTCCGACAAGGATACGGCCACTCTTCAGCTCGAGCGCTTTGCGCCGGGCGAGCAGAAACTGCTGACGCGCACCGAGTTTGATCTGGCGACCGGAATGCTCGTCGACAACATCGAAGCCGCCGTCGCCCGCCTGCTGCCCGAAGCCGGCCTGGCCGCGAGCGGCATCGACACCATCTTCTTCACCGGCGGCTCAAGCGGCATCCCGCTGCTGCGCCGACGCATCGCGGCGCTGCTGCCGCAGGCGCGCGTCATCGAAGGCGACCTGTTCGGCAGCATCGGCGCCGGCCTGGCGGTGGATGCGGCACGCCGCTATGGCACCGTGAAAAATCCGCGCGGCTAA
- a CDS encoding phosphatase PAP2 family protein, giving the protein MIESPSIANQSPQFQDFLPAWCLLLAVAMGILVWGDGWYAGFFTAQSVSGVLPPWFWGALTTLGDERMLLALLLPFSLRFPRVFWAIVIASLLAALLVRGLKLAVPMPRPAEVLDAAQITVIGARRTGHGFPSSHAATIFAFAAVWVAQLGWRRGLPILGLGALASFSRVAVGAHWPIDVLAGALVGSLAAWAGLVLAPRLSWGLRPKVQWGLVCLAALAVCSLPFDAMGYPESLLFRCALCGFGLAGFWRHYLRPLLQQWSRQPVRRWSRFG; this is encoded by the coding sequence ATGATCGAGAGTCCATCCATTGCTAATCAAAGTCCGCAGTTCCAGGACTTTCTCCCGGCTTGGTGCCTGCTGCTTGCGGTGGCTATGGGCATCCTGGTTTGGGGCGATGGTTGGTATGCCGGATTCTTCACCGCCCAGTCGGTGAGCGGTGTGCTGCCGCCCTGGTTTTGGGGGGCGCTGACGACGCTCGGCGACGAGCGCATGCTGCTGGCTCTGCTGCTGCCGTTCTCTCTGCGTTTTCCGCGCGTGTTCTGGGCTATCGTCATTGCCTCGCTGCTCGCTGCGCTGCTTGTTCGCGGGTTGAAGCTGGCGGTTCCCATGCCACGACCGGCCGAAGTGCTCGATGCCGCCCAGATCACCGTGATTGGCGCGCGCCGGACGGGGCATGGCTTTCCGTCCAGTCATGCTGCAACGATTTTTGCCTTTGCCGCCGTCTGGGTGGCCCAGTTGGGCTGGCGACGGGGCTTGCCGATACTGGGGCTGGGCGCGCTGGCAAGTTTTTCCCGCGTTGCCGTCGGGGCGCATTGGCCGATTGATGTCCTGGCCGGCGCCCTGGTCGGTTCGCTGGCGGCCTGGGCCGGGCTGGTTCTGGCTCCTCGCCTGAGCTGGGGCTTGCGCCCGAAAGTGCAGTGGGGGCTCGTCTGTCTTGCCGCGTTGGCCGTCTGCAGCTTGCCTTTCGACGCCATGGGTTATCCTGAGTCGCTGCTCTTTCGCTGTGCCTTGTGCGGTTTTGGACTGGCCGGCTTCTGGCGGCATTACCTCCGGCCATTGCTGCAACAGTGGAGCCGGCAGCCGGTGCGTCGATGGAGCAGATTTGGTTGA
- a CDS encoding ArnT family glycosyltransferase produces the protein MLSSKRANPALWGLSLAVVLLASLFGRPDIPIDETRYLSVAWEAWQGGDWLIMHMNGQPYHHKPPLLFWLIGLGWSVFGVNDWWPRSISALASLACVLLTAQIAARLWPDRHKVPAAAGWLLLTGIYWLLFSTSVMFDVLLTAFTLLALRGVLDVWRRGGWRGWLWCGIGLGLGVLTKGPFVLLFVLPVAVAGPWWGGERASGKAWWRGVLAAGGLGAAIALLWVIPAAIFGGEEFRNAILWGQVAGRVSGELAHRQPIWFYFAAGLVLVFPLVLSRQAWRAAIGQGRQRADSGTRFLACWSVPAFIALSLAGGKQFHYVLPLWPAVALLLAAGWEQGAARRGGLWLLPVVVAGLGGALLAFPLWVGKHWFAAYAGPSWSIGGGLLVVLALVLAVVSRLRREALPATLALFAMAVTSVLLLLVVRPFSPAFDMTPLAAELSQLEKQGVELVHVSAYNDQYRFYGRLERPLSQISRDELAVWFAEHPESRAIVYLKDPADLAKLDADFSRPYLSGGVALIGAGAAGQWRALRK, from the coding sequence ATGCTTTCATCTAAACGTGCCAACCCGGCACTTTGGGGGTTGTCCCTGGCCGTCGTGCTGCTCGCCTCGCTGTTCGGGCGACCGGACATCCCGATCGACGAAACCCGTTATCTGAGCGTTGCCTGGGAAGCATGGCAGGGCGGCGACTGGCTGATCATGCACATGAACGGCCAGCCCTATCATCACAAGCCGCCACTGCTGTTCTGGCTGATCGGCTTGGGCTGGTCGGTGTTCGGGGTCAATGACTGGTGGCCGCGCAGCATTTCGGCGCTCGCCTCGCTGGCCTGCGTGCTGCTCACGGCGCAGATCGCCGCCCGGCTCTGGCCGGATCGCCACAAGGTGCCGGCGGCCGCCGGCTGGCTGTTGCTGACCGGCATTTACTGGCTACTGTTCAGTACCTCGGTGATGTTCGACGTGCTGCTGACCGCCTTCACCTTGCTCGCCCTGCGCGGGGTGCTCGATGTCTGGCGGCGCGGCGGCTGGCGAGGCTGGCTGTGGTGCGGTATCGGACTCGGTCTGGGCGTGCTGACCAAAGGCCCTTTCGTGTTGCTGTTCGTGCTGCCGGTCGCGGTAGCCGGCCCGTGGTGGGGGGGCGAACGGGCCAGTGGCAAGGCCTGGTGGCGCGGCGTGCTGGCGGCCGGTGGGCTGGGCGCGGCAATCGCCTTGCTGTGGGTCATCCCGGCCGCCATTTTTGGCGGTGAAGAGTTTCGCAACGCCATCTTGTGGGGCCAGGTGGCCGGCCGGGTCTCCGGCGAGCTGGCGCACCGTCAGCCGATCTGGTTCTATTTCGCCGCCGGACTTGTCCTGGTCTTCCCGCTTGTGCTCAGCCGGCAGGCCTGGCGGGCCGCCATCGGGCAGGGGCGCCAGCGAGCCGACAGTGGCACGCGCTTTCTCGCCTGCTGGAGCGTTCCTGCCTTCATTGCGCTGTCGCTCGCTGGTGGCAAACAGTTTCATTACGTTCTTCCACTATGGCCAGCCGTCGCCCTGCTTCTGGCTGCCGGGTGGGAGCAGGGCGCGGCGCGGCGTGGCGGCTTGTGGCTGCTGCCGGTCGTCGTCGCCGGCCTGGGCGGCGCGCTGCTGGCCTTCCCGTTATGGGTGGGAAAACACTGGTTCGCCGCCTACGCCGGGCCGAGTTGGTCGATCGGCGGTGGCTTGCTGGTCGTTCTGGCTCTCGTCCTGGCTGTCGTCAGCCGGTTGCGCCGGGAGGCACTCCCGGCGACTCTTGCGCTATTCGCGATGGCCGTCACCAGCGTATTGCTGTTGCTGGTGGTTCGCCCCTTCAGTCCGGCCTTCGACATGACGCCGCTGGCGGCCGAGTTGAGTCAGCTCGAGAAACAAGGCGTCGAGCTTGTTCATGTCAGCGCCTATAACGATCAATACCGTTTCTATGGCCGACTGGAACGCCCGCTGTCGCAGATAAGCCGCGACGAACTCGCGGTTTGGTTTGCCGAGCATCCGGAAAGCCGGGCCATCGTGTATCTGAAAGATCCTGCCGATCTCGCCAAGCTCGATGCCGATTTTTCCCGGCCCTATCTCTCGGGCGGCGTCGCGCTGATCGGCGCCGGGGCAGCCGGGCAGTGGCGTGCGCTGAGAAAGTAG
- a CDS encoding pyridoxamine 5'-phosphate oxidase family protein, translating into MSATAPSRRTEIKRKAQRAHYETPTIAAIIDAAFLCHIAFTAEGSVHCLPTACWRSGEHLYIHGANNSRLINALLASECSVCISHLDGLVLARSAFHHSMNYRSVVIYGQFAAVDEASDKAAAMAAFLEHVSPGRNAHVRAASPGELAGTRILRLALSEAVAKVRNWGAEDSAEDMNIPVWAGVIPLASQAGALQPEAGSGHFPPPELPLAQAAQPAPADDGL; encoded by the coding sequence ATGTCTGCCACCGCTCCCAGCCGTCGTACCGAGATCAAGCGCAAAGCGCAGCGCGCCCATTACGAAACGCCGACCATCGCCGCCATCATCGATGCCGCTTTCCTCTGCCACATCGCCTTTACGGCGGAGGGCAGCGTCCATTGCCTGCCGACCGCCTGCTGGCGGAGCGGCGAACACCTCTACATCCACGGCGCCAACAATTCGCGGCTGATCAACGCCCTGCTCGCCAGCGAATGTTCGGTCTGCATCAGCCACCTCGACGGGCTGGTGCTCGCCCGTTCGGCCTTTCACCATTCGATGAATTACCGCTCGGTGGTGATCTACGGGCAGTTTGCCGCGGTAGATGAAGCATCGGACAAGGCAGCGGCAATGGCCGCCTTTCTCGAACACGTCAGCCCCGGCCGCAACGCCCATGTCCGGGCGGCCAGCCCGGGCGAACTGGCCGGCACGCGCATTCTCCGCCTGGCACTCAGCGAAGCGGTGGCCAAGGTCCGCAACTGGGGTGCCGAAGACAGCGCCGAGGATATGAACATCCCCGTCTGGGCCGGGGTGATTCCGCTAGCCAGTCAGGCCGGCGCATTGCAACCGGAAGCGGGCAGCGGACATTTCCCGCCACCGGAACTGCCTTTGGCGCAGGCTGCGCAGCCAGCGCCGGCCGATGACGGTCTCTGA
- a CDS encoding DMT family transporter, producing MPVPVAYLAIVLIWSTTPLAIQWSTQGAGFAFAVLARMLIGVVVAALLVAAWRIGLPLHARARRAYLVGGLGLFGSMALTYWAARYVHSGLVSVLFGLSPLMAGGLAALCLGERALTPLKLVGMLLGALGLAVIFIHGDSLGGEYALAGLLVLLLAVFIYSGSLVWLKRIGDDSPPLATTVGTLLVSLPLFTLLWAATDGQLPALVPLRSAGAIVYLGVFGSVIGFALYYYVIQHLEASKVALITLITPVLALLLGHLFNGETIGWRLWLGSGLILFGLTVHQANALISLCLSPRPARSLG from the coding sequence ATGCCTGTTCCCGTCGCCTATCTCGCCATCGTCCTGATCTGGTCCACTACGCCGCTGGCCATCCAGTGGAGTACGCAAGGGGCCGGCTTTGCCTTCGCCGTGCTGGCCCGCATGCTGATCGGTGTCGTTGTCGCCGCACTGTTGGTCGCCGCCTGGCGCATCGGCCTGCCGCTGCATGCGCGGGCGCGTCGGGCCTATCTGGTGGGCGGCCTCGGACTGTTCGGCTCGATGGCCTTGACCTACTGGGCGGCGCGTTACGTGCACTCCGGGTTGGTTTCGGTGCTCTTCGGTCTGTCGCCGTTGATGGCCGGGGGGCTGGCCGCCCTGTGCCTGGGCGAACGGGCGCTGACGCCACTCAAGCTGGTCGGCATGCTGCTCGGGGCGCTCGGCCTGGCGGTCATTTTCATCCATGGCGACAGCCTGGGCGGCGAATACGCGCTGGCCGGACTGCTCGTGCTGTTGCTGGCCGTCTTCATTTACTCGGGCAGTCTGGTCTGGCTGAAGCGGATCGGCGACGACAGCCCACCGCTGGCCACCACGGTCGGTACGCTGCTCGTTTCCCTGCCGTTGTTTACGCTGCTCTGGGCCGCCACCGACGGACAGTTGCCGGCCTTGGTACCGCTGCGCTCGGCGGGGGCCATCGTCTATCTCGGCGTTTTCGGCTCAGTGATCGGCTTTGCGCTCTACTATTACGTCATCCAGCACCTCGAGGCTTCGAAAGTGGCCTTGATCACGCTGATCACGCCGGTGCTGGCGCTGCTGCTCGGTCATCTGTTCAATGGCGAGACGATCGGCTGGCGCCTGTGGCTGGGGAGCGGCCTGATCCTGTTCGGTTTGACCGTGCATCAGGCGAATGCGCTGATTTCCTTGTGTCTCTCGCCGCGCCCCGCGCGGAGCCTCGGCTAA
- a CDS encoding response regulator encodes MLRILIVDDNLSMRKVLAALFTSAGHEVVGAFADGNGIEELIRQTAPDLVCLDYHMPGRDGLTILKVIQAEMPQIDVVFMTASSESDIEEKAADAGASGFIRKPFSQAQIIDELRAVEETRTAVNQAGAVPPGEVRVRRRGTAVIADDNGSVRLVLKGLLEACGLQVVQSVATGGEAILAAKNHQPRILCLDINMPVMGGLEALPQIVEASPQTAVIMVTGCADKMLVAQSAGLGAVGYIIKPLRPAYVENFIRKLLGA; translated from the coding sequence TTGCTGCGGATCTTGATCGTTGATGACAACCTTTCCATGCGCAAGGTACTGGCCGCGTTGTTTACCAGCGCGGGGCACGAGGTCGTCGGGGCTTTTGCCGACGGCAACGGTATCGAGGAACTGATCCGTCAGACCGCGCCGGATCTCGTTTGTCTCGATTACCACATGCCGGGGCGCGACGGCTTGACCATCCTGAAGGTCATCCAGGCCGAAATGCCGCAAATCGACGTCGTCTTCATGACCGCTTCCAGCGAGTCCGACATCGAGGAAAAGGCCGCCGATGCGGGCGCCTCGGGCTTCATTCGCAAGCCGTTCAGCCAGGCGCAGATCATCGACGAACTGCGTGCCGTCGAAGAAACGCGCACGGCCGTGAACCAGGCGGGCGCAGTGCCTCCTGGTGAGGTCAGGGTGCGCCGGCGGGGCACGGCGGTGATTGCCGACGACAACGGCTCGGTCCGTCTGGTGCTCAAGGGGCTGCTCGAAGCCTGCGGCCTGCAGGTTGTCCAGTCGGTGGCGACCGGTGGGGAAGCGATTCTGGCGGCCAAGAATCACCAGCCACGGATCCTCTGTCTCGATATCAACATGCCGGTGATGGGCGGCCTGGAGGCCTTGCCGCAAATCGTCGAGGCCAGTCCGCAGACCGCGGTGATCATGGTCACCGGCTGCGCCGACAAGATGCTGGTTGCCCAGTCGGCCGGCCTCGGCGCCGTCGGTTACATCATCAAGCCGCTGCGCCCGGCGTATGTCGAGAACTTCATCCGCAAGCTGCTCGGCGCCTAG